Proteins co-encoded in one Diprion similis isolate iyDipSimi1 chromosome 13, iyDipSimi1.1, whole genome shotgun sequence genomic window:
- the LOC124413870 gene encoding uncharacterized protein LOC124413870 → MGSKKCLKLIKIMETAFKILSEKSSLAENASTIGQKTRILTTIGILKSLTAKFQQFRKLGDGLQNRRRSDRVKWEDLETAFESRIRTGAVINLQHKDLGVFLKDAKHLVIARLKNMLRKTGSLKANCVLSCEFSVTKNAEIVEDIKFFNNKNQVILQPTDIHGWFEENVKQKVMAKVKDFQEKDSGWSLTEIINLTVNINKYVPLRGGMFTYTPLPKDIQDKKAVVNIRNSDSYCFLWSVTVALFPANNKNPNEVSSYPHFSSVLRYDGLNFPMSLDQIPKFEKLNDLSINVYGIDCTEKQKHSEIIPHNVDCLNLNKTKVILPTEEDKILKFKNFKHQETVPFCIYADLECLLQPTLKSLGENRTIYQKHTPYSIAYYLHCAFNDSISKFEINRGETCIQWFVTELEKLAHSLETYFKTVVPMEPLNFHRINELHWATVCHICEKPFTLEDVKHRDHCQFTGKYSGAAHRGCNLNYQNSHTIPVIFHNLSGYDSHFLIEALATSFEGTIQLLLVTKEKYISSTKYGKGTDMKFRFIDSFRFMPSSLEKLAMYLGDDQKSITRKFCHNLDKFQLLTRKDVFPYEYIDNWGKLEDRRLPTKPQFYSKLNDRDISDDDYAHACEVWQTFNVQTLGKYSDLYLQTAVFLPADVFQNFRQNCWTTYKLDPLHYYTAPGLSFDAMLKCTGMELELLIDIDMIMFIEKGIRGGVSQCSNRYAKANNRYMEEAFDPQVEESYLMYFDVNNLYGAAMSFALPYSSFEWVSDFRQCDVLTISDNAEFGYVLEVDLEYPAELHEMHKDLPLCPEHYIPSISITQQPKYRDVRLITTGRKIRCSSYYS, encoded by the exons ATGGGTTCCAAAaagtgtttgaaattgataaaaatcatggagACGGCGTTTAAGATTTTGAGCGAGAAATCTTCACTGGCCGAG AACGCCTCGACGATCGGGCAGAAGACACGGATTTTGACAACGATCGGAATATTGAAATCGTTGACTGCAAAATTCCAACAATTTCGAAAACTAGGCGACGGATTACAAAACCGACGGCGGAGCGATCGAGTAAAATGGGAAGATTTGGAGACGGCGTTCGAGAGTCGAATTAGAACGGGTGCTGTAATAAATCTGCAACACAAGGATTTGGGtgtgtttttgaaagatgCCAAACACCTGGTCATTGCAAGACTCAAGAACATGCTACGTAAGACGGGAAGTTTGAAAGCCAACTGTGTTTTATCCTGTGAATTTAGTGTTACAAAGAACGCTGAAATTGTGGaagacattaaattttttaacaacaaaAATCAAGTTATCCTCCAACCAACGGACATACATGGGTGGTTCGAAGAGAATGTCAAGCAGAAAGTGATGGCCAAGGTGAAAGACTTCCAAGAGAAAGACTCTGGCTGGTCTTTGACTGAAATCATCAATTTGACTGTGAATATCAACAAGTACGTGCCACTACGAGGAGGTATGTTTACATATACACCACTACCCAAAGATATTCAAGATAAGAAGGCCGTTGTCAACATCCGTAACAGCGACTCGTATTGCTTTCTATGGTCGGTCACCGTAGCCCTCTTTCCAGCCAACAATAAAAATCCCAATGAAGTCAGCTCGTACCCACATTTCAGCTCAGTGCTACGATACgatggtttgaattttccaatgtCCTTGgatcaaattccaaaatttgaaaaactgaacGATCTTTCGATCAACGTTTATGGTATAGATTGTACTGAGAAGCAAAAGCATAGTGAAATTATACCC CACAATGTAGATTGCCTGAACTTAAACAAAACCAAAGTTATTTTACCGACAGAAGAGGACAAAAttcttaaattcaaaaatttcaaacatcaaGAAACTGTTCCATTCTGCATTTACGCAGATCTAGAATGTCTACTGCAACCCACTCTTAAAAGTCTTGGGGAAAACAGAACAATTTATCAGAAGCATACGCCGTACAGTATAGCCTATTATCTACATTGTGCGtttaatgattcaatttcaaaattcgaaattaatcgTGGAGAGACTTGCATTCAATGGTTTGTGACTGAGTTAGAGAAATTGGCACATTCGTTAGAAACTTATTTTAAAACTGTTGTACCAATGGAACCGCTTAATTTCCATCGAATCAACGAATTGCATTGGGCAACAGTGTGTCACATTTGTGAAAAACCGTTTACCCTCGAAGACGTCAAACATCGTGATCACTGCCAATTCACTGGAAAGTATAGTGGTGCTGCTCATCGAGGCTGCAACCTGAATTATCAAAACTCACATACAATTCCTGTGATATTCCACAATCTATCGGGTTATGATTCCCATTTTCTAATTGAAGCGTTGGCTACATCGTTCGAGGGCACAATCCAGCTTCTACTCGTAAccaaagaaaagtacatttctTCTACAAAATATGGCAAGGGAACAGATATGAAGTTTAGATTCATAGATTCGTTCCGCTTCATGCCCAGTAGTCTTGAGAAGTTAGCAATGTATCTGGGTGatgatcaaaaatcaattacacgAAAGTTTTGCCATAATTTAGATAAATTCCAGTTATTGACTAGAAAAGATGTTTTTCCGTATGAGTATATCGATAATTGGGGCAAGCTTGAGGACAGACGATTACCGACCAAACcacaattttattcgaaattaaacGATCGGGATATATCAGACGACGACTATGCACATGCATGTGAAGTTTGGCAAACTTTTAACGTTCAAACTTTGGGAAAGTATTCAGATTTATATCTTCAAACAGCCGTATTCTTACCAGCtgacgtttttcaaaattttcgacagaaTTGTTGGACAACTTACAAACTGGACCCATTACATTACTACACAGCGCCCGGTCTGTCGTTTGATGCAATGTTAAAGTGTACCGGCATGGAGCTCGAGCTTCTCATTGATATAGATATGattatgtttatagaaaaaggtatCCGAGGTGGTGTGTCGCAGTGTTCGAACAGATACGCAAAAGCCAACAACAGATATATGGAAGAGGCATTTGATCCACAAGTCGAAGAATCTTATCTCATGTACTTCGATGTTAACAATTTGTACGGTGCTGCTATGAGCTTCGCGCTACCATACAGTTCCTTCGAATGGGTATCAGACTTCAGACAGTGCGACGTTCTTACCATCTCGGACAATGCGGAGTTCGGTTACGTATTAGAGGTAGATTTGGAATATCCTGCGGAACTGCATGAAATGCATAAAGATTTACCACTGTGTCCGGAGCACTACATACCTTCGATCTCGATTACTCAGCAACC gAAGTATAGAGATGTCAGGCTGATCACGACGGGACGGAAGATACGGTGCTCGAGCTACTATAGCTAA